TCTAACACCAGGGGTTATGTATAAGTGTTAGTAAAAAGAGGAAATCTTTGTAATCCTTTGTATGTGAGTGGAAAAGGGTGAGGTTAATGATGCATCATAGCTTACTTACTGATGATACATAAAAAGCTATAAAATAGCTACATACATTAGTCTATATATAAGAAAGTTTGGTGGTCATGTTTTAGCTGTGCTTTAAAAGAATGActcaaatgaaaagcaaaaccACAGTGTTAACCACCACAGTCTGAACCTTTTAGAGCCTGAGCAACAATTTAGAAAAGGTCTCTGAATCCAGCTTCACTCTGAGGCAGTCTATTAAAGCAGTAACCTCCAAAACAAAGTTTGTCATCTGCCAAAGGAAATTAGTTGCAGCACCAGTGAAGCACCAGTGAATTGTTGTTCAGGAAATGTGAGTGAAAGATGAAAAGCCTTATCAAACAAAGTACTCCTTATCAAAATATGTGACTGAGTTTAAAGAGCTGGCTAATCCTATGTTGGGGTTTCATATACatgcattaatatttaattcttATCTGTAATACTGTCTGACTGAGTAGTTTCATATAAGTTTGTAAGCTGAATATTTGTAGTATTCTGTAAGTACTGCAAATGAGAACTTGTAGAAAGTTTTTATCTGAAATGCGAAGGCACCTCAAGAAGCCAACTGTTGTTACTTGCACATTCCCGTTATGTTTGTACTGTTACAAATATGCATTACTCTATCACATAAGCATGAGACTGGATCCTCATGTGGAGCAGTACATAGGTTGTGTTTTCTTACAGtttatcttctgtgtgtgtgtaggacaAGCTTGATAGTTCAACATTTGGATATGTATTATACAGCATTTTATCCCATTTGTACAGGTGGCTGCTAAAGATTTTGTGCTAATTCAGACGAAGGAAGTCTCAATGCGACCTGAAGATGTCAGGAGGGTGTTTCAGAACAACGCCGAGGATCTCGTGGACTGGATCACTAAAGGTACACTGTACTGAGTGAGAGTATTGAGTCGCAGAGTGAGACAAGTATTGGTTAAGGGGGTCAGTTTGTTATGCTATAAGTGCAAATTCTTACtagctctgttctgtttctgttgtacATCTTCCACTCAAATACTTGAGTATCTTTCTTCCTTCGCAACCAACTATTTACTATAGCTTTCTACCATTTTTCAGAAGCTAAAAAATTGTTGTTGTCAACCTGCTTACatgatatttattttgacaaCATTGCTGACTGCCGGTTTTCCAGTAACACCTCTCAGCAGCAGTAAGTCGTTGCAGAAATCAGCTGAATATTGGAAAGTTCCATGATCACCATTTTACCAGAAAACTACAGTTTTAAAACCAAAGTGTGCAGAATTATaacagattttatatttaagagGAAGTCTTGAATTCAGTATATGGAAATTTGTCTGAATATAAAGTACACAGAACGTTGGACTTTAACTGTACTGTAGGATTGTGACTTTCATGCCTCACTACTAAAGGTCCTGTCATTGCGATGGAGCTCAATGGTGACGGAGTTGTGGAAGCCTGCAAGAACATCGCCAATGACGTGTTCAGTGGCACCAAGGTAATCACACTGTATTTCCATTGTCTGTGTATTATAGCTTTACACAAATAGGTTcacattctttaaaaaaaacattccagaCGGTCTAGaatatgctgtgttttttttttttcaacaggtttTTGTCTCTGATAACAAAAATACATCCTCTCGAGATGTGGACAACTTCTTCAACTTCGCAGACATGCAGATGGGTTTGTGAATTATTATGTCCCAAAACAAATTGGTCTTCAGACATTGATTTTCTAATCCCACGCCATCCAACTCGGGTTGAATATGAATAGGAGTTGATTACTTGCCTCTTTCGTCCTCAAAAACTTGCAGAGATGGATAATATTAAGGACTGAATTGATAAAGCCTTCAATAACATGAGCCTGCAGACCGCTTTCATCTGCCTATCAAGAATCCAAAAATATATTTGCTGTCAACAATTAGTTGCTGAGACTGCtgtgaatatttatatttctataaaTGTATGTGCTGAATCTGTTGCTTTCACTGATTGTAAATGTAGGTCTTTGCTGtaaatgtaattcattttaatttaaagcttttcATTACTGTGTAAAACTGTCACTGCAGTGGAAAAACCATGAGCACAAAAATTTCAGAGGGGAAagtattttatataaaaatcatatttttgttttctgtaaggatttatttgtttatgtggtTTAGATAATGGACTtctctttgtttaaaatgtgtatatttGAAACATGTTGTGTAGGCATAGTACCTAGAGATTATTCCTATGTTAGGCCAAAGTTGAACTGTGAAGGGTGAGTGCATCTTgctgttcatttaaattaattgatCAGTTTACACTAAATAGGCAAAGGTGTAAAAATGCTGGGCTTTGATGCATCTCAACTGATCATTTTGTATAGAGCCAAATGAATGTTCTTCATCACTTTTAGTAAAAGTTTCAtaatgtgtgacttttttgttttcaggcttTGTGATAATGGCTGTATGCAGTACGGTTAAAGGAAACATTCATGTTCCTCTTTTTAATGTAATTAGTCCGCCCCAAGCTTTCAGTTGGCCTTAAAGGGCAGAACTTGCTTCCTATGGTTGCACTTTCCTCCAGATGATCTCATAATGAGCAAGTATGAACAACCGGTTGACATCATTTGTACTAAAAAACACCTCCAGAttacagcagctggaggagttGTCTTTTAATGACAAGCAGAGAGGTGTTTGAGGTAGTATATAGATAAGTCAGATACATTTTATACTGTTCATATAGATGTACTTAAATCATAGAAAGCAAGTTGCAAGTCAGTAAAGTAGCCCTTTCTTTTTGtatataaaatgaatgaacaagcagtaactgtaaataaatgacTGCACGTGTATTTGTTAAAGGGATTTCAAAACAACCTGATTTATGAATATCCCTCATCGCGTTAGTGAattctttttttggttttgttaaaaacattgtTAACATACAACTACAAAATCTACTCTAAGCTTAATCTGGTCTATCAGTTGTGTGGGGTTGCCTTTAAGACATATATACGTAGGGACAGACTGTGATGTACTTTTGTATTTGGATTGGAGAATACTGTTTTTGTAGGGCAATTTGTCTTAATGACTGAACATGTGTctgttatttgttgtttctaCACGTAAATGACATACTGTTTTATAAAATCACAGTGTCACATTAAAAGCCGTACAATACCTGAAAGCAGATCcgttactgtgtgttttattacttgACTGTCGCCGGTGTTTCTGTGGGTAGACGGTGGACGCCCGTGACGAAATCGAGCGCATCCTGGCTGGAGGAAAGCGGCGGGCTTTAGGACCCGGCGGGCGGCGCGGTACAATAGAGGTGTTGTGCCGTGGAGGAGGACAGATTGCAGCCCTGGAGGTTCCCAGTGTGGTGGGACACAAAAACTCAATCTGATCTCTAGCTACGACCAGCACCTCTGCTTTCTGGGTGTGTGTTGGACGTTTATGGTGTTGCTGATATGTGGCTGAAGTGAAGCGGGCAGCAGAGCGTGGACTGCAGGTAAGAGGGGGCCAATGGGAACAATATGCTCGTGTGTTCACTGGGGCTCAGTATGCCAGGGTCTGCCCGGGATGGTTCATCCAGGCCACCGGGCCTGTTCCCTCTCTGCTTCTACAGGACTCGTTGTGCTTCTTTTACTACGCAAATGTCGGCGACTTTCCGCGGGGCGTGTTTCTGATAGCTAGCTGTTGGCCACATTGGGCGCACAGCccagcagagcagcacaaatGTTCGCCTTCACGTCTGTAGGAAGTGACATCTTTGTATGACGGTGGCGCCCATGTTTGATTTGTCCACAGCCCGCAGTGCGGGGCGCTGCAGGCCTGCGTGCGTTTGGCGCCAACAGGGCTCCGCGGGCAGGGCGCAGGCACTGGGTTGTTTACGGTGTTACTTTCTAAAAGTTCACCCAGTCATTAGTTTGGCGCTTTTAACACGGCAGCGTTACACTGCGTGAAGACGCAAATGTAAACAAGGCGCCAATTTGATTCACCCTGAAACCTCACATCAAGTTTGTGGACGGTGTGACGTCACATCCGTGTCCAGTCACAGCCTGCAGCCCCGCACCACTGTCCGTCTGAGCAggcctcatcatcatcatcatcatcatcatcatcatcatctgtgacATGTTTCAAAGTGCTGTGATCCAGCTGAAAACACCTGGAGATGCCTGCTCATAATCTAAGTAACCACAGCAGCAATGAAGCTACAGACTTAAAGCTGGAGGCTCTGTTGTCTgtgctctgctcctctgtggaGGAGTTAACACATTAAAGCATACCTGACTTATTTACTTTACTGCTCATAAAAAAGTCTTCACCATCACCTTTATCACAACTAAActcacatattttaattttgcaATCATGTCAAacggagagaaggaggaaagtaCCACAACTCCCTGTGTGGGAAGTTCAGAATTGGAAATatgtagaaatgttttctgcatgaatttctAGCTTTTCTCTAGAAATCCACGCTGTCTTGTGTGTTATCACGATCAGAACCCATACGTTGATAAATTGATCCACTCAGTATTATGTTTGAGTGTAAATGGAAAATATCTGTCAGTCTTAGTGAAGTTTGCATACAcacagtttgctgtgttcagAGATGGAAACGCTCATGTCAGTAGCAGATGCCAGACGTTGGAGTGCAGCAGACCCTGCTGACGAGGTGAACACACAGTTTACTGTGGCGTGGGATTTTTATCTTAAAATAGAGCAGAGTTGCTGGTTGTTAGTCCAGTtgtgacataaaaaaatcagtgtgtgttactAGTGACTGGTCCTAGTTACTGAGATTAGCCTGAATTATGTCTACACTCCTAGTTTGGACAATATACCTACCAACAAAGTGCCTGTATACATTTTTACTTATACTATGTTATGAAGTGGAGTTGGTTTTGTGCCGTTTTCTCCTCCTACCCCTCCTGTCCTCATGGGGAATGTGAGGCATGTCCTGTCTGTTGAAACAGCGTACTGTATTTGGGGCTACGCCGGGTGTAGGTCccactgtttttaaatgcttGTAATGAGTTCTCCGGTGGTTCAGGAGGCTTTAGCCACATACTGTTGGTATTGTCTGTTTGCTCTGTTTGCTTTAGCTCTAAACTGAACCACTGAAACATGAATACAAAGTTCTGCCTGCTACATTTCAAATGAACTTTTCTCTGATGTTATGTGTAGATTAATATAATGGTCTTTTCATTCTAAGATTTCAGGCCAGACCCAGTAGAGTGTGCATGTTGAACGAACAGTTGCTCGTGGTTTTTACACCTACATCTATGGTTGTTTGACATGcctgtattttatatttgcaGGTATTGAATTAGGTGGTTAAGAGATTATCTGAGGCATCTACTAGCATGGTTTTCAATTTGAAATTTATGGTGAGTAACTCTGTacacttgttcttcttcttcttaaaatGAATTCTTACTATACGTTGATGTTTGTCATCTCTTCTTCTCACCTGCAGGATGTTACAGGATGAAACGTATCAATCCCTCGAGCAGCAGCGACAGTTCTGACAATGAGAGTGAGTCATTTGCCTAAGGGATCCCAAATCCTAAGTCAGACTCTGTTTTCTCCACTGCTCTTTTATTAActtcttatttctttatttaggtCCTTCAACCTCCTTCTGCTCTTCCAGCAAGTATGGGGGTAAATCTGGAACCCCCGCCTCCAACCCAAAGAAACCAGCTGAAGTAAGTTTCCCTCGCTCTCAGGTTCTGTCCTGATCATTAAACATGAAGCACTGGCTGACTCTGGTCCCTGGCCTCTTTCCTTTGCTGCAGGTGTTCAGAAAAGACCTGATCAGTGCCATGAAGCTGCCCGACTCCCACCATATCTCCCCAGAGGACTACTACCTGCTGGCAGACACCTGGAAACAGGAGTGGGAGAAGGGAGTCCAGGTGCCAGCGAGTCCAGACACCATCCCAGAGCCGTCTGTCAGGTAATGCTGACATTCCCAGAGGTCTGTCTGTGGACAAACCAATGTAAAGTACAGTTACACCAAACTAATCACTTAGAGGTTTACAGTGCTGACAGGTTGTGTCTTCTATGTTCAGAAATATTGCAGAGAAGTCAAAGGACGTTCTTTACACCCACCAGAGAAAGTACATCCAGTGCTCGAACCAAGactcagcagaaccaggctatGTCAACATCAAAGAGCTGGCGGAGGCTATGTGTCGCTATGATCTGGATGATATGGACCTCTACTGGCTGCATGCTCTTAACAGAGAGCTAGAACGCATGGGTAAGAGGCAGGATTGTAAAGGTTTTATCCACCGTAAAATTCATATTATACTCCTCCTCTCCCTAAGTTTGTTACAAGAGCTTTAAGATTTAAAATTAGCattaaagttaatgttaaaaaaagtgCCTGACGGGTTTCTCTGACCATGTGGGGTTTTTTCCCCTGCCTGTCCTCCAGGGGAAGGGCCCATAGATGAGCTGACAATGGAGCGAGCAATGGAGGCTCTGGAGAAACAGTGCCATGACAACATGAACCACGCCATCGAGACAGTGGAGGGTCTGGGGATTGAGTACGACGAGGACGTCATCTGCGACGTGTGTCGCTCCCCAGACAGTGAAGAAGGGAACGACATGGTGTTCTGTGACAAGTGCAACATTTGTGTGCACCAGGTAAACACAAGTATACTGTGGGTTTTAACACACCGGCCACATGTGAGCTCCATAGTTAAATAGAGCAGGTATTTAACAGAACCTATAACAATCTCTAAAGATACAGTTAGTGGTGACTCTGCTCACTCCTAGTATATCTTCAACTTGCAGAGGAAATTTACATTTATGGAGCACAAGAGGCTGTCCAGCTAAACTATAGATGTGGGCATTTAATGTCTCAAGTTACCATCAGATAAACTGAATTATTATTGACTCTGTCTTATTTAACTTGAAGAGAATTTTTTAGTGTTGCAATCTGACACTTTTCCCTCATCAGTTTTTAGTGTTAATAAAAATGGAAAGTAGGTCTTGTTCTGACTTTTCTGCTTCATCATTTGACTATTTCTCTCTATTTAGTAATTTGAGAATGAATGTGCTAGTTACACAATAATGTCACAGATGTTGCCTGCCACTCTCCCCACAGGCCTGCTATGGCATAGTCAAAGTGCCTGTTGGAAACTGGCTGTGCCGGACCTGTGTGCTCGGCATCGACCCACAGTGCCTTCTGTGTCCCCAGAAGGGCGGTGCCATGAAAGCTACACGTGCAGGCACCAAGTGGGCTCATGTAAGCTGTGCTCTATGGATCCCAGAGGTAAATACACACATCTCTATGAGCAGTGCTAAGTCTACACATCTCCTACCATGCTGACTGATTTGCTGTTCTATAGGTGAGCATTGCTTGTCCTGAGAGGATGGAGCCCATCACCAAAGTGTCCCACATCCCGCCCAGTCGCTGGTCACTCATCTGTAGTCTgtgtaaactgaaaacaggtGCATGTATCCAGGTGAGTGTGAACCTGTGCAGTCACTATGCTAATATTGTTATCACCACAACAAAACAGTATCCATTACTGGAATGTGTATATTAGATTGTAAACACATAATCAGATAATCTTTGCCCGCCTAAAGTAATACTGCCACAAAGTCCAACATTTCGGTATCAGAGTCACTCTGAAACAGTCTGACcttttgggaaatatgcttattaGGTTTATTCCTAGAGTTGGATGAGAAGATTTGCAGCACATACAAGTCATACgttaatactgtatgtaactgcAGCTAAATGCTGGGTATAAGAACTAAATACTGGGTCAGTCATACATTATGGTTGATTTAACAAATATTCCAGGTGCTGCTACAatgatttttgtctttgtgctaagctaacaaGCTGCTTGCTGTACCTTCATATGTAGAGCACAGACATGAAAGTGAGTTTTATCTCctaaaatgtcagcatgttcTTAATGTTGCAGtggtgacaaaaaaacaaacaccataTGCCCGCCTTGTCCTTGTTGAGTTTTGTGGTACCAAAGTGAAAGATGATCTGAGCACTGCCGCCCAACCTTTCCAACAGTAATCCTGTTATGACACCCAAATCATGTAAACTCAACTTACTGAGGAAACTGGTCTTCTGCAAATATGTAAATGCTTATATCCTGCTCTTCCTTTTActttgttattatcattatattattatatacattaACCTGTTTTCCCTCTCTGCTCCCAGTGCTCTGTAAAGAACTGCACTACTCCTTTCCATGTCACATGTGCCTTTGAGCACAGTCTGGAGATGAAGACCATCCTTGATGAAGGGGATGAAGTCAAGTTCAAGTCTTACTGCCTCAAGCACAGCAAATCTAAAACTGGGGAGACTGGCTTGAGCCCAGCTCGCTGTAAACCTCCCACCGAGGCAGGGAAGGTGGGCCAGCGGGCGCAGAGActgcaggagctggaggaggagttTTACACTCTAATCCAGCTGGAGGAGCTGGCTCCAGCCCTCGGCCTCTCAGAGCGCCTGGCTGACTTCATCTATCAGTACTGGAAGCTAAAGAGGAAAAGTAACTTTAACAAAGCTCTGCTGCCACctaaagaggaggaggagaacctGGTGCTGCAGCCTCAGGAGGACAGCATCCATACACGCATGCGGATGTTCATGCACCTGCGACAGGATTTGGAGAGGGTGGGTGCTTTTTTTCACTGCAGTGTTGTCGTCCAGAGTGTTGAGGCGTGGTGCTTCCTAATGCATTTCTCACTAATGTTATTTCTTCTGTATGGCATTATGGACAAAGAATTTGAAAGGAGCCCAATAGTTTATGGAGTGTAACTGTGCCAGTTGATGTTACATGGCCAGATTTAATATttgacagtaaacacatttcatgtacTTTACTCATGAGCCACTGTGCACAAAACACCTTTGAGCCTTTGGCTCAGACCCATATACTGAATCACTGAATGTCTCAAGCTAGTAGCGTCTGGAAGAGGTTGTGAGAGTAAAATGGACCCATTTGGGAAAAGACAATCACATAAGGATAAAGCAGCTCAGGGAGTGGTTTCACAGCAATGTTAATGTTCAATCCAGAATTTGTGGCAGGACTTAAAAATCGCAGATCAGAGTGAAGAGGAATGAGAGTAAAACAAGGTTGATGTAGACCTACTTTCATAGATAAAAGTAATTGATGCCTCTGATATTGATTCGAGAAGTGAATCCCAATGTGGAGCTGCAAACAATGTTTGTTCTAACATTGTAAAATGTCATCAGTTTTCTTGAACCTTGTTTTGTCAGGTAGAAATCTCCCTCAAAATCCCCAAATAATGGGTTTACCacaatgttttgtatttgaccTAAATTAAAATTGATTTGTCTATTTTGCTAAGTGTTGGAAACTACATGTTGTAAAACAATAGGTTTGGGTGGTGAATGCTTTAATAGTCACTGTACATGCAAAAAATTGACATACAATGACTTGAATACAGTTTTATGGAAATACTGAAGAGCTCCTGTTGA
This genomic window from Anabas testudineus chromosome 4, fAnaTes1.2, whole genome shotgun sequence contains:
- the jade3 gene encoding protein Jade-3, which gives rise to MKRINPSSSSDSSDNESPSTSFCSSSKYGGKSGTPASNPKKPAEVFRKDLISAMKLPDSHHISPEDYYLLADTWKQEWEKGVQVPASPDTIPEPSVRNIAEKSKDVLYTHQRKYIQCSNQDSAEPGYVNIKELAEAMCRYDLDDMDLYWLHALNRELERMGEGPIDELTMERAMEALEKQCHDNMNHAIETVEGLGIEYDEDVICDVCRSPDSEEGNDMVFCDKCNICVHQACYGIVKVPVGNWLCRTCVLGIDPQCLLCPQKGGAMKATRAGTKWAHVSCALWIPEVSIACPERMEPITKVSHIPPSRWSLICSLCKLKTGACIQCSVKNCTTPFHVTCAFEHSLEMKTILDEGDEVKFKSYCLKHSKSKTGETGLSPARCKPPTEAGKVGQRAQRLQELEEEFYTLIQLEELAPALGLSERLADFIYQYWKLKRKSNFNKALLPPKEEEENLVLQPQEDSIHTRMRMFMHLRQDLERVRNLCYMVSRREKLKLLQSKAQEQMFNLHVKLMNQELSAGLPASFPMESMLFCPPPRITLKLKMPKASGLGNGNPSSKSGNGPLCPDNSGNVTEHTSEGLGQGKPQLHGRGRREERSNGRLTSSSHSNNPALPVKPSGKPLALHAALHGHSSNNNGKLDQDRACVPNSNGLLGKFVAQKDSSCQTPIEQHTSNETLDKSSFRKSAMEHFGRSFKEATINLVRTTEGLRTPDKLSRKGSSKERLWAKPVSEHKVKSMRSYQDSDGYCPDLELSDSEPEAKGRLPQPGCPRKGVSREKQSLGSRHPMQR